In Pirellulales bacterium, the genomic stretch CCGGGATAACTTTCGAAGTAAACTTTCTCCACCGTGTAGTCGTCACGATCGACGCGTCCCCATACCACGGCGTTGAGCGGCGTTTTTTCGGGCATGGGCCACAACCCTGCGGCCACCTCGATTTGTCGGCGTACGTGTTCGGCGCGATCGTCCCAATCTTCACGCGTATTGGGAGGCGTGAATGGAAAATAACCGTTGAGATCTTTCAGCGGGCCCAAGCGACTGTCGGCAGGCAGTTTCCCCGCGGGCAACACCCGTGAAATGGCAGACGGCGGCACGTCGACCGTTGGCGCGGCAACGGCAAAATGCGTATCCCAGGCAGCCGTGCCACCCAGCATGCATAGCAACATCATCCAGCATGGTGACAGCGAATGGTTCAGGAGGCGGCAATACATGCCAAAGTTTCTCCGAATAAACTGCAGACAGACGAACGAGCAATCTTTAGTGTATGTCCTGCGAGGGCCATTTGCCATGAACCCTTGCGGCTTTGTGGGAGAACTTGGCAGGGGTGCTGAACCGGTTTGACAATCTGGCTGGGGGCATTTACGATCCGTATTCGGACGTCGGCAGCGGTTTGGCAACCTAAGCGAACGGTTGCCGAACCGGGGTGGCAAACTCTGGGTAGCATGGAGCGGCAAGTCGTGCCCCAGGATCGCACATTGCAGGCTGGTGATTCGTTGGTCAGGTAGCTCAGTTGGTAGAGCAACGGACTGAAAATCCGTGTGTCGCCGGTTCAATCCCGGCCCTGACCACTTTTATTGTTACCCATGGGCTTAGGGGACTCGATTCAGTCCGAATTTCGATATTCGGATTTCGAGTTTTGAGGCACAGCCGCTTCATGGGGTTCGCTGCTGGCAGATTCATTTCCTGGCGATGCAAGCCAGCGTAATGACGACCGGGCGTATGCCGAGCGTAGTTACTGTTTCCAGCCAAAGGATTTTAATATGAACTTAAAAAAAACGTGGTTGCTATTGATGGGTGGTATACTGATCGGTGTGGGTGCGTCGTTGGGCGCCATGTTCATTACCGAGAACGCCGGATTGGTATCGGCTGCGCTGAAGGATTTAAAGTTTGAGGAGCAACCTGGAAATCCGAAGTTAATTGGTGCGCCGCCGCAAATCAATGTGACCAAGGCGACCATCGACTATCTGCAAAAATTGCAAAAGGACGGAAAAACCATCGAAGTGCAGAACGACGGATCGCTGAAGATCAAGTAGCGCGTCAATAACCACTGCATGGTGAAGCCGGCCTGACCTGAAATGCAGCGCAATTATTTTTGACCCGGCAACAGCATGACATGATCCGCTTCATCGCTTTAGCGTGGTTGGGGCTAATCAATTGCGTCTTCATTCTTTCGATTGCCGCGCTGGCTGAGGATCCGCCCGCTGCCGACAAACCATCTACTGGTGCGCAGCAAGCCGTAACGCAACACACTCCCGAAGAGCAGGCCCAACTGGACAAGGCGCTGGACCTTAGTAAGCAGGCGGGACAACTGTATGGGCAAGGCAAGTTTGCCGAGGCGGAAAAACTGGCTCAACAAGTCCTGGAAATCAACGAGCGAGTGCTGGGTCCCGACGATCCTGCCGTCGCTAAATGCCTAAGCAACCTGGCGCTGTTGTACTTTCGTCAGGGCGGTTATGCCCAGGCCGAAACGCTGTACCAACGGGCTTTGAAGATTAACCAAAAGGCTTTTGGCCCGGAACATGCGGCTGTGGCCGAATCGCTGAACAATTTGGCCGGGCTATACGCCGGCCAGGGAAAGTATGCGCAGGCCGAGCCGTTTTATCAGCAGGCTTTGGCGATTTGCGAAAAGAACTTGGGGCCGAATGATCCCGATGTGGCCGGGTGCCTGTTCACGCTTGGCAAGCTGTACCGAACAGAGCACAAGTACACCGAGGCGGAAGCGGTTTATCAGCGGGTCTTGAAGATTGTGGAACAGCATTATGGCCCCGATCATCCCGGCATGGCCAATTGCCTTTTCGAGTTAGCAGAACTGTATGTGGACCAACATCTTTTTGCGCAAGCTGAGCCGCTGATGCTGCGGGCCATTGGCATCGATGAAAAAGCATACGGGCCAGATGATCCACATGTGGCGGCCGATCTGAATAATGCGGGGACCATGTACGATGAACAAGCACAATACGCCAAGTCGTTGCCGCTCTATGAGCGTGCGCTGAGAATTCGAGAAAAGACTTACGGGCCCGATCATCCTCAAGTCGCCATGTCACTGAGGAGTCTGGCGGGGGCCTACCAAGCACAGGGCAACTATGCCGACGCGCTGCCGCTTTTCAAGCGGGCTCTGGCGATCGATGAAAAAGTCCTGGGACCGAACGACCCGCAAACCTGGGTCAGTCTGAACAACTTGGCGGATTTTTATCGCGAGCAAGGGAGCTACTCCGACGCGCTGCCGCTGTTTCAACGAGCGTTGAAAATTTGCGAGCAGATTTATGGCCTGGACGCCAAAGAAACCGCGGCCAGCGTCCACAATTTAGCCTTGTTGTATAGCGCGCAAGCCAACTCCGCTGAGGCGCTACCGCTGTTCCAGCGCGCGGTAAAAATCATGGAAAACGCCGCGGGGTCCGATGATCCGAATACGGCGGTTTTGATTGCGGGCTTAGCGGCGGAATATCGATTAGAGGGGAACTATGCGGCCGCCGTGCCGCTGTATGAGCGGGCGCTGAATATCGATGAGAAAGCCTACGGGCCGGAGCATCCCCAAGTTGCAGTGGTTTTGAATGGACTGGCGTTAACGTACGAGTCGCAAGGCGATTTTGGCGAGGCGCTGTCTTCGTATCAGCGGGCGCTGGACATTGATGAGAAACGCCTGGGCCCCGACCATCCGGATACCGCCAGGGTGCTCAACAACATCGCCGAAGTGTACTCTCAGCAAGGGAACTATGAAGAGGCGATTGCGATGAGCCAGCGCGCGTTAAAAATTCGCCAGCAGGCGCTGGGGCCAGAAAATCTGACCACGTTGACCACCGTCAACAATCTAGCGAGGTATGACGAACAAAGCGGCGATTTTGCAGACGCAGTGCCACTGCACGAGCGGGTGTTGGCCACGTTTGAAAAAACGCTGGGGCCAAATCATCCGTCGACGGCATTAGCGCTGAATAATTTGGCCTTCGCGTACAGCGCCACGGGCAAACAGGAGCAAGCGTTGTCGCTGTACCAGAGGGCGAGCGAGATCATCAATCGAAATCTCGATCAGACGGCGGCCGTGCAATCAGAAAATCAGCAATTCGCCAATGTTCAACAGAGCAGAATGTACTTGGACTCCTTCGTTTCGTGTGCCTTGCTGGCCGGCGGCGACCCGACGGCCGTTTGCCAGCAGATGCTGGCCTGGAAAGGCGCCATTACGCTCCGGCAGCAAATAGCGCATGCGGCACGCAGTGACGACGGCGCCACGGAGAAACCACTGTGGGACGAATTGACCGATGTTTCGAATCGGCTGGCCAGACTGGGTCGCGCCACACCGCCGGCGGACAAACAAGCAGCCTGGCACAAGCAGCTTGACGATCTTACGGAGCGCAAGGAATCGCTGGAAGCGGAGTTAAGCAAGCAGAGCGCCGCTTTCCAAAAGTTGCACGATCAACGGCAGCTGACCGTCGAGCAACTTGCCGAACAGCTGCCGCCCGACATGGTTGTGGTGGATTTGTTGCAATTCCAACGCAACATTGCGGAAAAAAAAGCTGACGGATCGACTGTGCGGCGCACGGAGGAACGGTTGATGGCGTCGGTGATGCGTCATGACAGGCAAGCGGTGTTGGTGGATTTGGGATTGATGGATCCGATCAGCGATGCGGTTCGAAAATGGCGTGTAACCTACGGCGCTGTGGCCAATTCTGCGGAAGAATCGCCCGGCCAGACGCTGCGCCGATTGTTGTGGGAGCCGTTGTCGGCGCATTTGGATGGCGTGCATGTGGTGTTGATTTCGCCTGACGGCGACACGGCAAGTTTTCCGTGGGAGGCACTGCCCGGCAATAAGCCGGATACGTTTTTGATCGAAGACATCGGCATTGCGATCATTCCCGTGCCGCAAATGCTGCCGAGCCTATTGGAGGAAAACCGCACTGCTGCGCAGCATTCCAATTCCAGCTTGCTGTTGCTTGGCGACGTGGATTATGGGGCCTCGCCCGGGCATCCTGAGCCGCAGGCAGCGGGCAATTTGCTGTTGGCGGCGGATGCGCCCCAGGCTGCGATCCGCGGGATGGGTAAAACGGAATTCTCGCCACTGCCGGGCACGAGCACGGAAATTGATTTGATTGGGCAGATTTACCGAGAGCGGTTTGCCGCCGGACAAATGCTCGACCTGAAACGAGGGGACGCCACGCAGCAGCGATTCCGCGAAGCGGCCCCCCAATGCCAATATCTGCATTTAGCCACGCATGGATTTTTTTCGCCGGCGACCAATTCCGGCGTGGGGGTTATTTTGCGGTTGGACGGGAAGCAGATCGCCATAGCAAGGTTGATCGCCGGCGGCGCTGCTGCACAAGATGGCCGGCTAAAGCCGGATGACCGCATTCTGGCCGTCGCCGCCGACGGCAAAGCGTGGACATTGCTGGAGGGTAAATCGGTTCCGGAAACTGAGCGAATGATGCGGGGACCGGTGGGCACCAAAATCAGCCTGCGCGTGCAACCTGCCGCCGGCGGCGACGTGGCGGAGTACGAATTGACGCGAAAACCTTTTGCACAACAATCGTTTCTCAGTCAAGCGGCAACTTCAACCGGAGGAAATGGAAATGCCGCCAACATTCCCGGCTTGTTGTCCGGCATTGTATTGGCAGGCGCCAACGCGCCGCCCAAGCCCGATCAGGACGACGGCATTTTGACGGCGTTAGAAGTAAGCTCCTTGGATTTGCATGGGGTCGATCTGGCGGTGCTGTCGGCCTGCGAAACGGGTCTTGGTCAAACTGCCGGCGGCGAAGGAACGTTGGGCTTGCAACGCGCTTTTCAAGTTGCCGGGGCCAAGACCACCATCTCTTCGCTGTGGAGCGTCGACGATGCCGCCACGCAAACCCTGATGGTCGAGTTCTACAAGCGGTTGTGGGATAAGGACCATCCGCTGGGCAAGCTGGAGGCGCTGCGTCAGGCGCAGTTGGAAATGTTGCGGCATTACGATCCGCACGCGGCCAAACTTGTTGGCCAAAACCGCGGCCTAGAGATCGATGCTCCGGCGTCGGAATCTGGCGGTCGTCTGTCGCCCAAGTATTGGGCTCCTTTCGTTCTGAGCGGCGATTGGCGATAGCGGCCAGGGGAAGCCGTTACGAGCCCGGTTCGCCGACGACGCGCCACGATTGGAGCGTCAATTGCGATTCCACGGCATCGGTGGAATCTAAACCACGTGTGCCGCCCGTGCCATACATGGCATTTTTCAGCAATCGTCCCAGAGGAGATTCCAGGCTTGCGTTTACCGGGTCGTCGGCGCCGCGGGCCAGGGGTAAAGATTCTTGCTCCAAGAAACTAAAATCGGGGGCCTGATGTTCGGGTAATCGCGGCACGGCAATGAGCACGACGTGTTCAGTTCCAACGGGGTTGGCGGTAATGGTGGCGGCCTTGGTGGTGTGAGCCCCGCCATGTTTGGTGAGCATGTTGTCGGTGCCGGAGCCGGGGCGGGGATAGATGGCCTGGATGCCGAATCCGGCGTCGATATACAGCAGGCTTACAGCCACGTCGGTCGGGCCTCGATTGGTCATTTGCCAACCAATGTGATCGCCTGTTATCAACGTAAGCGGGCCTTTCGTCAGTTCAATTTCGACGCCTTGGCGATCCGTTTTGCTTTTGAAACGCATGATTTTCAAATCGACATTAGGATGCGAAGGATCGCCGCCTGTTGCATCCACACCGCCGGCCGCTTGCTGAGCGGCGGTCAAATTCAGCAAGTTTTGGGCTCGAGCAATCCGTGTCATGTCGCGCACGATAGCCGGGACGGGCTGATCGTCTGGAATGCTGAACCGCGAGACGCCTTCGGGCAACTTCCCACGAATTTCGGCGGCGTCTTTCGACAGCAGCATCAACTTTGTGTCGCGCAGTTGCACGATCCATTGGGCCGCTTGGGGATTGTCGGCGAACTGGCACAGTGAATCATCTTTGGAAACGGCGGATTTCAATTCACTGCCCAAACGCCGCAATGCCGCCGACTCAGCTTCGTCGTGAAGAGTGGCTTGATCGGCCGAAGCGTCCGTCACCACGGGCTGCATGTCGACGCCCACCTTAACGCGCAGCGAACCGTAATCGGTTTGGGCCACTTCGAACCAACCGCCATTGGGCAAAGCGGACTTCCGTGGTTCGCGCGTGTCGTTGTACCGAGTGGGTTTGACGGTGGAATCCAGCAACTCGCAGTCCTCCACTTTTGCATAGCCCAACACGGCTGCCGCATCGGGTTGATCGACCGACGGATGCAGCGTCAAGATAGTGCCCGGGCTGAGGCCCTGAACTTCTCCTTCGTTGACCGTCAAATTGCCGGAGTCATCTTTTTGCCAACGTTGGCTCGATCGGCCGGGCCAGCGCTGAACGCCCAAAACTTCGCGATCTTGGGCTAAACCCTCGACGACAGGGGTGGGACCGGTGGTGCGTCCCCATTGCGGATAGCGCTGCCGGATGAGATTGGCGAGCTCGCCATAAGTGATCGGCCGTGAGGTGCGGCTGAGAATGTCGACAATGGCATACGTTAATAATCCTTGAACCTTTTGCGGATGGTCGCCTTCGGCATCACAGGGCATGGGCATTTCCAATTCTGATTCGTCCCGCTGGGCCGCATAGATGCCGACGTAATCGGGGGACTGCGGACTAAACTCAAAGGCCCCCTGCGTGACGCCTTCGGCAGGCAACGGCTCGCCACCGCGGCTGGCAGGTTGCCTGGCCGCGGCCGCTTTCCGTGCATCGGCCAGGTCGTTTTCCGGAATTCCCAAGTCGTCGGTCGAAATGCTCCGGGTGACTTCCGTCGAGTTGCCGCGCAAGGTCCAACCCGAGCAGCAGGCGTCTAAAATCACCCACAATCTGGCTTTTTTCTGATTGGTGATTTGTTTGCACCAAGAGCGGAGTTCGTAATCGGGGATGCCTTTTTCCACGCACCATTTTTTGCCGCTCCACTGGCCGCAATCGCAAGGCAGAAACATTTGATCCAGCCCGTCGGGCTTGAGATATGTGGGGTCGGGATCTTTTCGTTCCGGCTGCTGTCCGCCGTGACCAGCCAACAGCAGCACGACCTGGTCTCCCTCATGCGCTACATCGATTAAGTTTTGGATTTCGCGGACAATGTTGTCGTGCGTGGGCCGAAAGTCCGAACCGCGCACGGCTGCCTCCGCCTCGGAAAGGACAGCAATTCCTGCGAGGGGAAGATGCAATTGATCGGTAAAGAACCGGCGGACCAATTCGACGTCGTTGGCCGGACCATGCAGACTTCTTTCCGGCTTCAAATTGTCGTACTTGGTGCAGCCGACCAAGAGCGCATGAAACTTTGTCGGATCGACGGCGGGGGTAGAGTTAGGAGCCGCTGCATTGGAAGCGGGCGCGGATTGATTTCCGGCGACCGGCGTGAGGGCGTCTTCGGCCAAGGCGCATGGGACGCGAGACAGCAGTACCACCGCGACAAGTAGCCAGGGCCAAAGCTTCATGGGACCGATGGGGCAGTTCGAGCAAAGCCGGATATGTTCAATATATACCTATCCTAATAGACAGCAACAGTTTGGGGCGAGGAGGCGGCGCCAGAGGGGTGTTGAGTTCAGTGAATTCCGCGAAGGAAAACTAGCTAGCAACGCATGGGAAACTGTATCGATTATACCGATCGAAGCAGCTATTCCGCAGATGCTCAATGGTGGGGAAGTAACGATCCGAAAGCTTCTAGTGGATATAACGGAAGCATTAGTTTTGCCGGTCGCAAGACCATCGCCCAGGCTTGCCCATGCCACAGCACATATTACCAACCGGGTTTGCGAGGTTCGCGGCATCACTTGTGGTTTGTGGCCTTGTTGGGCTGTTAGCCGGCTGCACGCACGTGCAGTTGCGGAAGAATTCGGTCCGCGAAGCCACGACGGTGGGCGATTTGCAGCTTCAGGAGGTGATGGATAACCTGGCGATGTTCGTTTACGACTACAACTCGATGCCGTACTTTTCCTACCCGAACCAGGGCGTTGCGAGCGTGACCGATCAGGCCTCAGGCGGAATCACGCCAAGTTTTGGCCGGCCCATTACCTCTGGATCCACCTCTGTCGCCTTGAGTTCGGCATCAAAAATCCCCACATTTTTTACTCCGCCATTTTTCTTGAGTTTCATGCTTAGCTCGTTGGGGCTTTCCACCACTGCGCAACGGCAATGCGTGGAATCGTTCACGATGACGCCGATCAACGATCCGCGGAAGCTCGAGCTGATGCGCTGCGCCTATCAAACGGCCGTCAGCAACTGCGGATACGGCCCGGCGTCGAAAAGTTGCCCCGATTGCCAGGCGCGGTTCAACACGTTTTATACAGGAGATCCCGACGGAAAGATCAGCCAGATGACCGGCGGCACGATTACGTCGGACTGTTTGAAGGGGTCTTGTTGGTTCCACGTAGGCTGTAAAAAGGACGTGCCAAAGGATTGCGGCTGCATTTATGTCGGCTGCTATTGCGACGTCTATGTGTGGGTGTGTGCCGAGGGACGCGACGAACTTACCAAGCTCGCCTTGGCAATTCTCGACTACGCCGTACACGATTCCCCGGCGCGTCTGACCAAGGACGTGACCTACTACGTCGATGCGCTGGGATTGCCCACCACGCAGAAAGACGGAGTGGGAGTAGTCAAGGCCACGATTGCCATTAACGAACAGAACGAAAGCCTGCTCAGTATTCCGCCAGCACAGGAAGTGGATCTGGAGCGGCAACTTCAAGACCGAATTAAGCGGTTAAGCGCGACGCTGGAGCAAACCAAGGACAGCGAGCAAAAGAAAAACCTGAGCGATGAAATCGAAGACGCCAAGCAAAAGTTGTACTTCCTCGATCAGCAACTTCGCAACGGCGGGTTGAAAGAGCAGTTTGCTCCGCCGGGTCCGGCGACTGTGCCGCCGTTTTCGGTTATTCCGCAACTACAGCAGCAGCTAAACGCTTTCACGCCGCAAAGCTTAGCCCCTCCGGCTCAATAATTGACCGCATTTACTCAGGCACCGCGCTGGCAGCGCGCGAGAGGAATCCTGGCGGGGGCTCGATGTGGGCGGGGGGCTTTTGCGCCTGCGAGTTTCCGGCGGGGTCTTCTTCGTCACCGCCACGAGATGCTACATAGCCGGCTTGAGCCGAGGCCACGGCAATTTTTGCGGTTTCGTCAGAGCACTGCTTGCTGCACTTGTACCATAATTGCAAATAGCGTTGCTGCTCGTCTCCTGAAGCGAGCTCCGCGGCCCGCAGGGCAAAATCGGCGGCGGGTTGGTTAAGCTGCAGGTCGTGATTGATTTGGGCCAATGTGCGCAGGCTGCCGGCCTGTCGGTAGTAGCAAAGCTTACAGGCGGTGGTAGCCGATTGCTCGGCTTCGTCATAGCGCTGCATCAACCGCAAA encodes the following:
- a CDS encoding caspase family protein — translated: MKLWPWLLVAVVLLSRVPCALAEDALTPVAGNQSAPASNAAAPNSTPAVDPTKFHALLVGCTKYDNLKPERSLHGPANDVELVRRFFTDQLHLPLAGIAVLSEAEAAVRGSDFRPTHDNIVREIQNLIDVAHEGDQVVLLLAGHGGQQPERKDPDPTYLKPDGLDQMFLPCDCGQWSGKKWCVEKGIPDYELRSWCKQITNQKKARLWVILDACCSGWTLRGNSTEVTRSISTDDLGIPENDLADARKAAAARQPASRGGEPLPAEGVTQGAFEFSPQSPDYVGIYAAQRDESELEMPMPCDAEGDHPQKVQGLLTYAIVDILSRTSRPITYGELANLIRQRYPQWGRTTGPTPVVEGLAQDREVLGVQRWPGRSSQRWQKDDSGNLTVNEGEVQGLSPGTILTLHPSVDQPDAAAVLGYAKVEDCELLDSTVKPTRYNDTREPRKSALPNGGWFEVAQTDYGSLRVKVGVDMQPVVTDASADQATLHDEAESAALRRLGSELKSAVSKDDSLCQFADNPQAAQWIVQLRDTKLMLLSKDAAEIRGKLPEGVSRFSIPDDQPVPAIVRDMTRIARAQNLLNLTAAQQAAGGVDATGGDPSHPNVDLKIMRFKSKTDRQGVEIELTKGPLTLITGDHIGWQMTNRGPTDVAVSLLYIDAGFGIQAIYPRPGSGTDNMLTKHGGAHTTKAATITANPVGTEHVVLIAVPRLPEHQAPDFSFLEQESLPLARGADDPVNASLESPLGRLLKNAMYGTGGTRGLDSTDAVESQLTLQSWRVVGEPGS
- a CDS encoding tetratricopeptide repeat protein; protein product: MIRFIALAWLGLINCVFILSIAALAEDPPAADKPSTGAQQAVTQHTPEEQAQLDKALDLSKQAGQLYGQGKFAEAEKLAQQVLEINERVLGPDDPAVAKCLSNLALLYFRQGGYAQAETLYQRALKINQKAFGPEHAAVAESLNNLAGLYAGQGKYAQAEPFYQQALAICEKNLGPNDPDVAGCLFTLGKLYRTEHKYTEAEAVYQRVLKIVEQHYGPDHPGMANCLFELAELYVDQHLFAQAEPLMLRAIGIDEKAYGPDDPHVAADLNNAGTMYDEQAQYAKSLPLYERALRIREKTYGPDHPQVAMSLRSLAGAYQAQGNYADALPLFKRALAIDEKVLGPNDPQTWVSLNNLADFYREQGSYSDALPLFQRALKICEQIYGLDAKETAASVHNLALLYSAQANSAEALPLFQRAVKIMENAAGSDDPNTAVLIAGLAAEYRLEGNYAAAVPLYERALNIDEKAYGPEHPQVAVVLNGLALTYESQGDFGEALSSYQRALDIDEKRLGPDHPDTARVLNNIAEVYSQQGNYEEAIAMSQRALKIRQQALGPENLTTLTTVNNLARYDEQSGDFADAVPLHERVLATFEKTLGPNHPSTALALNNLAFAYSATGKQEQALSLYQRASEIINRNLDQTAAVQSENQQFANVQQSRMYLDSFVSCALLAGGDPTAVCQQMLAWKGAITLRQQIAHAARSDDGATEKPLWDELTDVSNRLARLGRATPPADKQAAWHKQLDDLTERKESLEAELSKQSAAFQKLHDQRQLTVEQLAEQLPPDMVVVDLLQFQRNIAEKKADGSTVRRTEERLMASVMRHDRQAVLVDLGLMDPISDAVRKWRVTYGAVANSAEESPGQTLRRLLWEPLSAHLDGVHVVLISPDGDTASFPWEALPGNKPDTFLIEDIGIAIIPVPQMLPSLLEENRTAAQHSNSSLLLLGDVDYGASPGHPEPQAAGNLLLAADAPQAAIRGMGKTEFSPLPGTSTEIDLIGQIYRERFAAGQMLDLKRGDATQQRFREAAPQCQYLHLATHGFFSPATNSGVGVILRLDGKQIAIARLIAGGAAAQDGRLKPDDRILAVAADGKAWTLLEGKSVPETERMMRGPVGTKISLRVQPAAGGDVAEYELTRKPFAQQSFLSQAATSTGGNGNAANIPGLLSGIVLAGANAPPKPDQDDGILTALEVSSLDLHGVDLAVLSACETGLGQTAGGEGTLGLQRAFQVAGAKTTISSLWSVDDAATQTLMVEFYKRLWDKDHPLGKLEALRQAQLEMLRHYDPHAAKLVGQNRGLEIDAPASESGGRLSPKYWAPFVLSGDWR